One Nerophis lumbriciformis linkage group LG21, RoL_Nlum_v2.1, whole genome shotgun sequence DNA segment encodes these proteins:
- the LOC133621378 gene encoding Wilms tumor protein 1-interacting protein-like — MVLQAHGKSYHSACFRCAVCRQSLVDLPFAVGSDGEVYCIVDYHKAQAPCCASCNKPILPTEGSTESVRVVSFNKNYHVDCYGCEVDFV; from the exons ATG GTCCTGCAGGCTCACGGGAAGTCGTACCACTCGGCTTGCTTCCGCTGCGCCGTCTGCAGACAGAGCCTGGTGGACCTGCCCTTCGCCGTTGGCAGCGACGGCGAGGTTTACTGTATCGTCGACTACCACAA GGCGCAGGCTCCCTGCTGTGCATCCTGTAATAAGCCCATACTGCCAACTGAG GGTAGCACAGAGTCAGTTCGTGTGGTGTCATTTAACAAAAACTACCATGTGGACTGCTACGGATGTGAGGTTGATTTTGTTTGA